From Chryseobacterium salivictor, a single genomic window includes:
- the rplQ gene encoding 50S ribosomal protein L17, translated as MRHGKKFNHLSRTASHRSALLSNMACSLIEHKRINTTVAKAKALRVYVEPILTKAKEDTTHNRRTVFSYLQSKEAVTELFRTIAPKIAERNGGYTRIIKTGFRQGDAADMAMIELVDFNELYNPNAEEKKVTRRSRRSTPKAAEAVAEVKETPAKEVKTDEPVAEAADATEEKAGE; from the coding sequence ATGAGACACGGTAAAAAATTCAATCACTTATCTAGAACAGCTTCTCACAGAAGTGCTTTGCTTTCTAATATGGCTTGTTCTCTTATTGAGCATAAAAGAATCAACACAACTGTTGCTAAAGCGAAAGCTTTAAGAGTATATGTTGAGCCGATCCTTACAAAAGCGAAAGAAGATACAACACACAACAGAAGAACAGTTTTCTCTTACCTGCAAAGCAAAGAAGCAGTTACTGAATTATTCAGAACAATTGCTCCTAAAATCGCAGAAAGAAACGGTGGTTACACAAGAATCATCAAAACTGGATTCAGACAGGGCGATGCTGCCGATATGGCAATGATCGAACTTGTAGATTTCAACGAACTTTACAACCCGAACGCTGAAGAGAAAAAAGTAACAAGAAGAAGCAGAAGATCTACTCCTAAAGCAGCAGAAGCTGTTGCGGAAGTAAAAGAAACTCCTGCTAAAGAAGTTAAAACTGACGAGCCAGTTGCAGAAGCTGCTGACGCTACAGAAGAAAAAGCGGGAGAATAA
- a CDS encoding citrate synthase, which yields MSDNKVILNYDGKAFEYPIVESTIGDRGIDISKLRDQTGLITLDLGYKNTGATLSDITYLDGDKGELYYRGYPIEQIAEKSNFTEVMYLLLNGNLPTTDQFAGFEKGIKKYNFVADEMKRLIDVFPRSAHPMGVLSSLTSALTAFNPKAVDVRSKEEMDHAAEMLIAKFSHLCAWTYRKKMGLPINHGDDSLNYVENFYKMCFRRPNQEFELDPVVVGALDKLLMLHADHEQNCSTSTVRMVGSAHTGLFASVSAGISALWGPLHGGANQAVIEMLEMIEQDGGNVAKYVEKAKNKDDDFRLMGFGHRVYKNFDPRATIIKKAADDILNSLGIQDKALDIARQLERVALEDDYFVSRKLYPNVDFYSGIIYRALGIPTEMFTVMFALGRLPGWISQWKEMRLHNDPIGRPRQVYQGAPKRDYVDMNAR from the coding sequence ATGTCAGATAACAAAGTTATATTAAACTATGATGGTAAAGCATTTGAATATCCAATCGTAGAAAGCACTATCGGTGATAGAGGAATAGATATATCAAAACTAAGAGACCAAACCGGTTTGATTACTTTAGATTTAGGATATAAGAACACAGGAGCTACTTTAAGCGACATCACTTATCTTGACGGTGACAAGGGTGAACTGTATTACAGAGGATATCCAATCGAGCAAATTGCCGAAAAATCAAACTTTACAGAAGTAATGTATCTTTTGTTAAACGGTAATTTACCAACAACAGATCAGTTCGCAGGTTTCGAAAAAGGAATTAAAAAATACAATTTCGTGGCGGACGAAATGAAAAGACTGATCGATGTTTTCCCTCGTTCTGCCCATCCAATGGGAGTTTTATCTTCATTAACTTCTGCGCTTACTGCATTTAATCCAAAAGCGGTAGACGTACGGTCAAAAGAAGAAATGGACCACGCCGCAGAAATGTTGATCGCCAAATTCTCTCACCTTTGTGCGTGGACGTACCGTAAAAAAATGGGACTTCCGATCAATCACGGAGATGACAGTCTAAACTATGTGGAGAATTTCTACAAAATGTGTTTCCGTCGTCCAAACCAGGAATTTGAACTGGATCCTGTCGTTGTTGGAGCTTTAGATAAATTATTAATGCTTCACGCAGATCACGAACAAAACTGTTCTACATCAACGGTAAGAATGGTTGGTTCAGCTCACACAGGATTATTCGCGTCCGTTTCAGCAGGTATTTCTGCACTTTGGGGACCACTTCACGGTGGGGCAAACCAGGCAGTGATCGAAATGTTGGAAATGATTGAACAGGATGGAGGAAATGTTGCAAAATATGTGGAAAAAGCTAAAAATAAAGACGATGATTTCCGTCTAATGGGCTTCGGACACAGAGTTTACAAAAACTTCGATCCAAGAGCAACCATCATCAAAAAAGCAGCAGATGATATTTTGAATTCATTAGGAATTCAGGACAAAGCTTTAGATATTGCACGTCAGTTAGAAAGAGTAGCTTTGGAAGACGACTATTTCGTAAGCAGAAAATTATATCCAAATGTAGATTTCTATTCAGGAATTATTTACCGCGCTTTAGGAATCCCAACCGAAATGTTCACCGTAATGTTCGCGTTAGGGCGATTACCAGGCTGGATTTCTCAGTGGAAAGAAATGCGTTTGCACAACGATCCAATCGGACGTCCAAGACAGGTTTATCAGGGAGCGCCAAAACGTGATTACGTTGATATGAACGCAAGATAA
- the rpsK gene encoding 30S ribosomal protein S11 has product MAKQTKAVKKRKVKVEAIGEAHIQATFNNIIISLTNKSGEVISWASAGKMGFRGSKKNTPFAAQMAAENCSTVAHDAGLRRVKVYVKGPGAGRESAIRTIHNSGIEVSEIVDVTPMPHNGCRPPKRRRV; this is encoded by the coding sequence ATGGCAAAACAGACAAAAGCAGTTAAGAAAAGAAAAGTAAAAGTTGAAGCAATTGGTGAAGCACATATCCAGGCGACTTTCAACAATATCATCATTTCTTTAACAAATAAAAGTGGAGAAGTAATCTCATGGGCATCTGCCGGAAAAATGGGATTCAGAGGTTCAAAGAAGAATACTCCTTTTGCGGCTCAAATGGCTGCGGAAAATTGCTCAACAGTAGCACACGACGCTGGACTACGAAGAGTAAAGGTTTACGTGAAAGGTCCTGGAGCAGGTAGAGAATCTGCAATCAGAACTATTCACAATTCAGGAATTGAAGTTAGTGAAATCGTTGATGTGACTCCAATGCCACACAATGGTTGTAGACCACCAAAAAGAAGAAGAGTATAA
- the rpsE gene encoding 30S ribosomal protein S5, which translates to MLGLDNIEKIKPGGLELKDRLVSVNRVTKVTKGGRAFGFSAIVVVGDEAGTVGFGLGKSKEVASAIAKAVEDAKKNLVKVPVVNHTIPHQTSARYGGADIFLRPATHGTGVIAGGTVRMVIEAAGIKDILSKSKGSSNPHNVVKATFKALLDIRRPEEIARLRGISLNKVFNG; encoded by the coding sequence ATGTTAGGACTAGATAATATAGAAAAAATAAAACCGGGAGGATTAGAACTTAAAGATCGTCTCGTTTCAGTAAACAGAGTAACAAAAGTGACCAAAGGTGGTAGAGCTTTCGGATTTTCTGCAATCGTGGTTGTAGGAGACGAAGCAGGAACTGTTGGTTTCGGTTTAGGAAAATCTAAAGAAGTTGCTTCAGCTATTGCAAAAGCGGTAGAAGATGCAAAGAAAAATTTAGTGAAAGTTCCGGTAGTAAACCATACTATTCCTCACCAAACATCTGCAAGATACGGTGGAGCAGATATTTTCTTGAGACCTGCAACTCACGGTACCGGTGTAATCGCTGGTGGTACAGTTCGTATGGTTATTGAAGCTGCTGGTATTAAAGATATCCTTTCAAAATCTAAAGGTTCATCTAACCCGCATAATGTGGTGAAAGCAACTTTCAAAGCATTATTGGATATCAGAAGACCAGAGGAAATTGCAAGATTGAGAGGTATTTCATTAAATAAAGTGTTTAACGGTTAA
- the eno gene encoding phosphopyruvate hydratase, which translates to MSYISYIEARQILDSRGNPTIEVDVFTENGAMGRAAVPSGASTGEHEAVELRDGGSDFLGKGVLKAIENVREVIAPELVGLPVWDQNFIDQIMIDLDGTKNKSNLGANAILGVSLAAAKAAATELRMPLYKYVGGVNANTLPVPMMNVINGGSHSDAPIAFQEFMIMPVKAESFSDSLRKGTEIFHSLKSILHDRGLSTAVGDEGGFAPKFKGTEDALDTLSQAVEKAGYKVGDDIMFALDCAASEFYKDGMYDYRKFETPESAHFNRSEQVNYLADLAAKYPIISIEDGMHEDDWEGWKMLTEKIGDRVQLVGDDLFVTNVERLSRGINEGIANSILVKVNQIGTLSETMDAVQMAQHNRYTTVMSHRSGETEDYTIADLAVAMNCGQIKTGSASRSDRMAKYNQLLRIEEALGETAYFPGLDAFKITR; encoded by the coding sequence ATGAGTTATATTTCTTACATTGAAGCGAGGCAGATTTTAGATTCCAGAGGAAATCCTACCATCGAAGTTGATGTGTTCACAGAGAATGGTGCGATGGGTCGTGCTGCTGTTCCTTCCGGAGCATCTACCGGTGAGCATGAAGCCGTAGAATTACGTGATGGCGGCTCTGATTTCTTAGGAAAAGGTGTTTTAAAAGCAATCGAAAATGTAAGAGAAGTAATCGCGCCGGAATTAGTTGGACTTCCCGTGTGGGACCAAAACTTTATCGATCAGATTATGATCGACTTAGACGGTACCAAAAATAAAAGTAATCTCGGAGCCAATGCTATTTTAGGTGTTTCTTTGGCCGCCGCAAAAGCTGCAGCGACAGAATTGAGAATGCCTTTGTATAAATATGTTGGCGGAGTTAATGCCAATACACTTCCTGTTCCGATGATGAACGTAATTAATGGTGGTTCGCATTCTGATGCACCAATCGCATTTCAGGAATTCATGATCATGCCGGTCAAAGCTGAGTCTTTTTCTGATTCTCTAAGAAAAGGAACCGAAATTTTCCACAGTTTAAAATCAATTTTACACGACAGAGGTTTGTCAACTGCGGTTGGTGATGAAGGTGGTTTTGCACCGAAATTCAAAGGAACTGAAGACGCTTTAGATACGCTTTCACAAGCTGTTGAAAAAGCAGGTTACAAAGTAGGAGATGATATTATGTTTGCCTTAGATTGTGCTGCGTCAGAATTCTATAAAGACGGAATGTACGATTATAGAAAATTTGAGACTCCGGAATCTGCGCATTTTAACAGAAGCGAACAGGTGAATTACTTAGCAGACCTGGCAGCGAAATATCCGATTATTTCGATAGAAGACGGAATGCACGAAGACGATTGGGAAGGTTGGAAAATGTTAACTGAAAAAATCGGTGACCGGGTTCAATTGGTTGGTGACGATTTATTTGTAACTAATGTTGAAAGACTTTCAAGAGGAATCAACGAAGGAATCGCAAATTCAATTCTCGTTAAAGTAAACCAAATCGGAACATTATCAGAAACGATGGATGCTGTTCAAATGGCTCAGCACAACCGTTATACAACCGTGATGTCTCACAGATCTGGTGAAACGGAGGATTATACGATCGCAGATTTAGCCGTTGCAATGAACTGCGGACAGATCAAAACCGGTTCCGCTTCCCGTTCAGACAGAATGGCGAAATACAACCAGTTACTGCGTATTGAAGAAGCTTTGGGAGAAACTGCATATTTCCCGGGACTTGACGCATTCAAAATAACACGATAA
- the rpsM gene encoding 30S ribosomal protein S13 → MARISGIDLPKNKRGVIGLTYIYGVGRSTSSEILKAAGISEDKKVNEWNDDELALIRNYITENIKVEGELRSETQLNIKRLMDIGCQRGIRHRLGLPLRGQRTKNNSRTRKGKRKTVANKKKASK, encoded by the coding sequence ATGGCGAGAATTTCCGGTATTGATTTACCAAAAAACAAAAGAGGCGTTATCGGTTTAACTTATATCTATGGTGTCGGAAGAAGTACTTCTTCTGAAATCTTGAAAGCAGCCGGCATCAGCGAAGACAAGAAAGTCAACGAATGGAATGACGATGAATTGGCATTGATCAGAAACTACATCACTGAAAACATCAAAGTGGAAGGTGAATTGCGTTCTGAAACACAACTAAACATCAAGCGATTGATGGATATTGGTTGCCAACGAGGAATACGTCACAGACTGGGATTACCTTTAAGAGGACAAAGAACGAAGAATAATTCTAGAACCCGAAAAGGAAAGAGAAAAACTGTTGCTAACAAGAAAAAAGCAAGTAAATAA
- the infA gene encoding translation initiation factor IF-1, with protein MAKQKHIEQDGVITEALSNAQFRVELENGHVLIAHISGKMRMHYIKLLPGDKVKLELSPYDLSKGRITFRY; from the coding sequence ATGGCAAAACAAAAACATATTGAACAAGACGGCGTTATTACGGAAGCACTTTCGAACGCCCAATTCCGTGTCGAGCTAGAAAATGGGCATGTACTTATTGCACACATTTCTGGTAAGATGCGAATGCATTATATTAAACTTTTACCCGGAGACAAGGTAAAATTAGAGTTATCTCCTTATGACTTGTCAAAAGGAAGAATCACATTTAGATATTAA
- the rpmJ gene encoding 50S ribosomal protein L36: protein MKVRASIKKRSADCKIVRRKGVLFVINKKNPKFKQRQG, encoded by the coding sequence ATGAAAGTTAGAGCATCTATCAAAAAAAGAAGTGCTGATTGTAAAATCGTTCGCAGGAAAGGCGTTCTGTTTGTAATCAACAAGAAGAACCCAAAATTTAAACAAAGACAAGGCTAA
- a CDS encoding DNA-directed RNA polymerase subunit alpha, whose translation MAILTFIKPDKVILLNSNEFKGQFEFRPLEQGFGLTIGNALRRVLLSSLEGYAISSIKIEGVEHEFSTIPGVIEDVTEIILNLKQLRLRAKSETATAEEVTAKVSGQTTVTAGDLGKSMQDFEVLNPDLVICSTNKDVKFEITFNIEKGRGYVPSEQNKSNNAPIGTIAIDSIYTPIKKVQYSVENYRVEQKTDYEKLVLDIETDGSISPQNALTEASKILIYHFMLFSDERITLETEAVKASIQYDEETLHTRQLLKSKLVDMDLSVRALNCLKAAEVETLGELVSYTKSDLMKFRNFGKKSLTELEELVHAKGLNFGFDVAKYKLDADK comes from the coding sequence ATGGCAATTTTAACATTTATTAAACCCGATAAAGTAATCCTCCTTAACTCCAATGAATTCAAAGGCCAATTTGAATTCAGACCATTAGAGCAAGGGTTTGGACTTACCATCGGTAATGCTTTGAGAAGAGTTTTACTTTCTTCTCTTGAAGGATATGCTATTTCATCTATCAAAATAGAAGGCGTAGAGCACGAATTTTCAACAATTCCAGGTGTAATTGAAGACGTTACAGAAATTATTCTGAACCTGAAACAATTAAGACTGAGAGCAAAATCTGAGACTGCAACTGCAGAAGAAGTGACTGCCAAAGTATCTGGGCAAACTACTGTAACAGCTGGCGACTTAGGAAAATCAATGCAAGATTTTGAAGTATTGAATCCTGACTTAGTTATCTGTTCAACAAACAAAGACGTGAAATTTGAAATCACGTTCAATATTGAGAAAGGTAGAGGTTATGTTCCTTCCGAACAAAACAAATCAAACAATGCTCCTATCGGAACTATTGCTATTGATTCCATCTATACTCCGATCAAAAAAGTACAGTACAGTGTTGAAAACTATCGTGTCGAGCAAAAAACAGACTACGAAAAACTCGTTTTGGATATTGAAACTGATGGTTCTATCAGTCCTCAAAATGCTTTAACTGAAGCTTCTAAGATATTAATTTATCATTTCATGCTGTTCTCCGATGAGAGAATTACGCTGGAAACTGAAGCGGTAAAAGCGTCGATCCAATACGATGAAGAAACCTTACATACCAGACAACTACTGAAATCGAAATTAGTAGATATGGATTTGTCGGTAAGAGCATTAAACTGCTTGAAAGCTGCTGAAGTGGAAACTTTAGGAGAACTGGTTTCTTACACCAAGTCTGATTTGATGAAATTCAGAAATTTCGGTAAAAAATCTTTAACAGAATTAGAAGAATTAGTGCATGCAAAAGGTCTAAACTTCGGTTTCGACGTTGCTAAATATAAATTAGACGCTGATAAATAA
- the rplR gene encoding 50S ribosomal protein L18, producing MALSKVQKRNRIKRRVRGKISGSAELPRLSVYKSNKEIYAQLIDDKDGKTLASASSRTLNAKGNKTEISAEVGKAIAEKAKAVGIEKIVFDRNGFVYHGRVKALADGAREGGLKF from the coding sequence ATGGCACTAAGCAAAGTACAAAAAAGAAATAGAATTAAAAGAAGAGTAAGAGGAAAAATCTCTGGCTCTGCTGAATTACCAAGATTATCAGTTTACAAAAGCAATAAAGAAATTTACGCGCAGTTGATCGACGATAAAGATGGTAAAACTTTAGCCTCAGCTTCATCTAGAACGTTGAATGCAAAAGGTAACAAAACAGAAATCTCTGCAGAAGTAGGTAAAGCAATCGCTGAAAAAGCTAAAGCTGTAGGAATTGAAAAAATAGTGTTCGACAGAAACGGATTCGTATATCATGGTAGAGTGAAAGCTCTGGCTGACGGTGCGAGAGAAGGCGGACTAAAATTCTAA
- the rpmD gene encoding 50S ribosomal protein L30, with protein MAKIQIKQVRSAIGRTKTQKRTLEALGLKKLHQVVEHDDTPAILGMVAAVGHLLEVQK; from the coding sequence ATGGCAAAAATTCAAATCAAACAAGTAAGAAGCGCTATTGGTAGAACCAAAACTCAAAAGAGAACGCTTGAAGCATTAGGATTGAAAAAACTTCACCAAGTGGTAGAACATGACGATACTCCTGCAATTCTAGGAATGGTAGCGGCAGTAGGTCACTTATTAGAAGTACAAAAATAG
- the rpsD gene encoding 30S ribosomal protein S4, whose amino-acid sequence MARYIGPKTKIARKFGVAIYGDDKNFEKRKNQPPGQHGVNKRRNQKKSEYAVQLMEKQKAKYTYGILEKQFANLYQKAVRARGVTGEVLLQLCESRLDNVVYRLGFAKTRAGARQLVSHRHITVNGELVNIASYSMKAGDVVAVREKSKSLEVIADSLAYRSTYEWLQFNDEKKEGTFVAAPERIQIPEDLKEQLIVELYSK is encoded by the coding sequence ATGGCAAGATATATTGGACCAAAAACAAAGATTGCAAGAAAGTTTGGAGTTGCAATCTACGGAGATGACAAAAACTTCGAGAAAAGAAAAAACCAACCGCCGGGACAACACGGTGTAAATAAAAGAAGAAACCAGAAGAAATCCGAGTATGCTGTTCAGTTGATGGAAAAGCAGAAAGCGAAATATACTTATGGTATTTTAGAAAAGCAATTTGCTAACCTATACCAAAAAGCGGTAAGAGCTAGAGGAGTTACAGGTGAAGTTCTTTTGCAGTTATGTGAATCGAGATTAGACAATGTAGTATACAGATTAGGGTTTGCGAAAACCAGAGCTGGAGCAAGACAATTGGTTTCTCACAGACACATCACAGTAAATGGAGAATTGGTAAACATCGCTTCATATTCAATGAAAGCAGGAGACGTAGTTGCAGTGAGAGAGAAATCAAAATCTCTTGAAGTAATTGCTGATTCATTGGCTTACAGATCTACTTATGAGTGGTTGCAATTTAACGACGAGAAAAAAGAAGGTACTTTCGTAGCTGCTCCGGAGAGAATCCAAATCCCGGAAGATTTGAAAGAACAATTGATCGTCGAACTTTACTCTAAATAA
- the rplO gene encoding 50S ribosomal protein L15 has product MNLNNIRPAAGSTHSTKRIGRGQGSGKGGTAGKGHNGQQARAGYSQKIGFEGGQMPLQRRLPKFGFTNINRKEYRGINVDTLQLLADTKNITEITQEVLVANGLAKKSEIVKIMGRGELKAGISISAHKFTKSAEEAIAKAGGKAITL; this is encoded by the coding sequence ATGAATTTAAATAATATTAGACCTGCAGCAGGTTCTACTCACAGTACGAAAAGAATCGGTAGAGGACAAGGTAGTGGTAAAGGGGGTACAGCTGGGAAAGGTCACAATGGTCAGCAAGCAAGAGCTGGTTATTCTCAGAAAATTGGTTTCGAAGGTGGACAAATGCCTTTGCAAAGAAGATTACCGAAATTCGGTTTTACCAATATCAATAGAAAAGAGTATAGAGGAATTAATGTTGATACCCTTCAACTTTTGGCGGATACCAAAAATATCACCGAAATTACGCAAGAGGTATTAGTAGCAAATGGTTTAGCTAAAAAAAGCGAAATCGTGAAAATTATGGGTAGAGGAGAGTTGAAAGCTGGTATTTCAATTTCTGCACACAAATTCACTAAATCTGCAGAAGAAGCTATTGCTAAAGCTGGAGGTAAAGCAATTACTCTTTAA
- the secY gene encoding preprotein translocase subunit SecY, whose protein sequence is MKEFIQTLKNIWSLKELREKILFTLGIVLVYRFASYISLPAINMAEVGNLLDIYKNQGGNKQGAGLLGLLSSFTGGAFSRASIMALGIMPYISASIIVQLMGMAIPYLQKLQKDGESGRNTLNQITRWLTIAVCLVQAPSYLTSITQMFLPHAQFASAYYVNPQSIMFWLPSIVILVAGSVFAMWLGEKITDKGIGNGISILIMVGILADFPGAFIQEVATQTGKGGFGTIMILIEVLFWMLVVLLAIVLSVAVRKIPIQYVSRAQARGGVNKNLMQGARQWIPLKVNASGVMPIIFAQALMFVPGLLTKVDESNTFLAGFKNVFSWQYNVLFALLIIIFSFFYTAITIPVNQMADDLKRNGGLIPKVRPGKETADYLDDILSKITLPGSIFLAIFAILPALVHGAFVQTDRFALFFGGTSLLIMVGVILDTVQQINTYLLNHHYDGLMQSKLSRTNNNL, encoded by the coding sequence ATGAAAGAATTTATACAAACACTAAAAAACATTTGGAGTCTTAAGGAACTGAGAGAAAAGATACTTTTTACTCTTGGAATCGTCCTAGTGTATAGATTCGCATCTTATATTTCCTTACCGGCCATTAACATGGCAGAGGTAGGGAATCTTTTGGATATTTATAAAAACCAGGGAGGCAACAAGCAAGGAGCAGGACTTCTTGGCTTGCTTTCTTCGTTTACAGGTGGGGCATTTAGCCGGGCGTCCATTATGGCACTCGGAATTATGCCTTATATTTCTGCTTCCATTATTGTGCAGTTAATGGGTATGGCAATTCCGTACCTTCAGAAATTGCAGAAAGATGGAGAAAGTGGTAGAAATACCTTAAACCAAATTACAAGATGGTTAACTATTGCAGTTTGTTTGGTACAGGCACCTTCTTACCTTACTTCAATCACTCAGATGTTCTTGCCGCACGCACAGTTTGCTTCTGCTTACTATGTAAATCCGCAGTCCATTATGTTCTGGTTGCCTAGTATCGTAATTTTGGTCGCTGGTTCTGTATTCGCGATGTGGTTAGGAGAGAAGATTACCGATAAAGGAATCGGAAACGGGATATCCATCCTTATTATGGTGGGGATTCTTGCTGATTTTCCAGGTGCTTTCATTCAGGAAGTTGCAACTCAAACAGGTAAAGGTGGTTTTGGTACCATTATGATCCTTATTGAAGTGCTGTTTTGGATGTTGGTTGTTCTTTTGGCAATCGTTCTTTCGGTCGCAGTTCGCAAAATTCCTATTCAATATGTAAGTAGAGCGCAAGCAAGAGGTGGGGTAAATAAAAATTTAATGCAAGGTGCAAGACAATGGATTCCTTTAAAAGTAAATGCTTCTGGAGTTATGCCAATCATCTTCGCGCAGGCTTTAATGTTTGTTCCTGGATTATTAACGAAAGTTGATGAATCAAATACCTTTTTAGCAGGATTCAAAAATGTATTTAGTTGGCAGTACAATGTATTGTTTGCTTTATTAATTATCATCTTCTCATTTTTCTATACCGCAATTACGATTCCGGTGAATCAAATGGCTGATGATTTAAAGAGAAATGGTGGACTGATTCCTAAGGTAAGACCCGGGAAAGAAACCGCTGATTATCTGGATGATATTTTGTCAAAAATTACCTTGCCAGGTTCTATCTTTTTAGCTATCTTTGCAATCCTTCCGGCACTTGTGCATGGAGCGTTTGTTCAGACCGATCGTTTTGCCCTGTTTTTCGGGGGTACATCACTTTTGATTATGGTCGGGGTGATCTTAGATACTGTACAGCAAATCAATACGTATTTGTTGAATCATCATTACGATGGGTTAATGCAATCTAAATTGTCTAGAACAAACAATAATTTGTAA